A stretch of DNA from Tautonia rosea:
GAACCGGTCGGGCACCGTCCGAGGCCGCATGGCCAGTCGCATTATTCCTTGCGCAATCGGTCGATTCGCGTGATTGTCGACCTGTTCGGAGTGGCCTGGCTGATGCGTCGGCCGGTGCGGTTTGAGGTGGCCTCGACGTCGACGGTGTCGTCGCAGCCCTCGCAGCACGCTGCCCCGTCACAGGCGAACCTGGCCAGGCAGGAGGCTTGAGGCATGTCGTGGTTCGGGGGCTACAGCTCGACCGAGGCAATCTGGCTCGGGGTTGGCTTCGCCGGCCAGCTTGCCTTTACCTCGCGGTTTCTGGTGCAGTGGGTCGCCTCCGAGCGCCGGAGAGACTCGGTCGTGCCGATCGCCTTCTGGTGGTTTAGCCTCGCCGGAGGCCTGACCCTGCTCTCTTACGCCATTCACAAGAGAGATCCGGTGATTGTCGTCGGCCAGGCCGTGGGCGTCTTGATCTACACCCGGAACCTGTTCTTGATTTCGCAGGCCCGACGCGATCGGGGTCGCGATTCCTCCTCAGCACTTGCGACCGAGGCGAACCGCTCGGCCGATCTTCGCCCGCATCCGGCCGATCCCCCTCCTGTTCCCAACGCAACTCGGATCGAGTCCTCGGTTTCGGTGGATCGAGCCGCCTGAATAGAGGCTGGACGGCGCACGAAGATCACAATTACCGAGCGAGATTGGCCAAGATGGGCAATCTCGCTCGGCTCTGTTCCAGCTCCGGAAGAGTGCCGGAGAGATTTTGTGTGTGGACCTCAGGATCTCGGTCTCGGAGCGTTCGAGCTCGGCGCGGGCTCTGATTCCCGACTCGGTTCGTCGGTCGATTCGGCGGAGGGGTCGGGCTGCGGCTCTGATTCGAGGACGGCCTTGGCAGCGGCTTCGGCTTCGGCCTGGGCACGATCCTGGAACTTGAGCGAGGCGGAGTTCATGCAGAACCGCAGGCCGGTCGGCCTGGGGCCGTCCTTGAAGACGTGGCCGAGGTGAGCATCACAGACCCGGCACAACACCTCGGTGCGGATCATGAAGTTGCTGCGGTCGGTCTCGGTCTTGACCACGGCCTTGCTGACCGGAGCAAAGAAGCTCGGCCAGCCGGTGCCGGAGTCGAACTTGGTTTTCGAGTCGAAGAGGACCGTGTTGCAGCAGACGCATCGGTAGTAGCCGTCGCCGTGATGGTTCCAGTAGCGGTTCGAGAAGGCCGGCTCGGTGCCCTTGCGTCGGGTGACGTAAAATTCCTGATCGGTCAGAATCTGTCGCCACTCGGCATCGGTTTTCATGACCCTGGTTCCTTTGGTCGGAGTCGTCTTGGATTTCGGGGCGGATTGGCCTGGGGCCTGAGAACCCTTCGGCTCGTCCCCTCCAGCCTGGACGGCCGCCAGCGCGGCAATCGCCAGCACGGCGGCCCCGACAGCCAGGAATCGCGTCGTCATCATGATCCTCCGTTGCGGGATGAGACAGTTTTCTCGGGGTGATCTCCCCTCTCTTGTATTCTAATGACCCCGCAACGGCCAATCGACCGAAACTCGCAAGTCTCCTTCTCCCTCGCAGACTCAACGCCCCGGATCGGGTATCCAAAATGAGCCAGAGCCGGATCGCCGCGGCTGATCTGGACCCGCTCGTTCGGCAACTCAATCCGCAGGGTGTCCCGCTCGAGGTCCCAGGGGATCTGGTTTTCTCCCAGACTGCTCGCGGCGGAAGGCCTTCGACTCTTCGCCTCCCGATCCACCGGCAACGAGATCGACGCGGCAAACCTCCACGGTGCTTAATCCTCCCAGGGCGAGGCGACTCCCGTCATTCGAGATGGCCATGGCACAGAAGCTGCGCCCAGGGAAATCAGACCGGTGCTCGACGCGGAGCGTCTCGGCATCAAGCTGCCAGAGCTCCTCCTGATCGACCCGAGCCAGGAGCGATCGGCCATCGGGCGTGGGGACCATGACCTCGAACGGGCAACGCTCCGTCCGCACGCCCCCGTCGGGGCCGAGGTCCCACCTCTGGACGGACCACTCGTAAAGGCTCGCCCAGTTGAGTGCCATGCTATCGGCCGAGAAGACCAAGGGCTTGAGGCAGCCAGGCTTGCAAAAGGTTGAGGCCACGAGAACGCCTGTCTCCGCGTCCCAGAGATTCACCACGCCGTCGGCCCCAGCCGAGGCGAGCCATCGGCTGTCGGGCGAGAAGGCCAGGGCAGTGACCGCGCCCCGGTGGTCGTCGAGGTCCAGCAGCGGCCTGCCGGTCTCCGTCTCCCAGAGGGTGAGACGGCCCTTCGATTGGGCCGAGGCGAGCCATCGGCCGTCGGGCGAGAAGGCCAGGGCCTGGACGGAGGTGCCACTCCCCTCGAAACGACCAAAGTCCCGGCCGGTCCGCCAGTCCTTGAACCGGATCGAGCCGTCGAGGCATCCCAGGGCGACCGTGTCGCCCTGCGGGTCGAAGGCGAAGCACCGGATGTTCAGATCGTCGCCTCCCATAATGGCCCTGAGGCCTCCGCCCTCGGCTTTCCAGAACGTCAGGCAGCCTGTTGCTCCTAGCGTGGCCACCTGCGAGTCGTCCGGCGTGAAGGCGATGGTGGAGATTGGCTGTTTGCACCGGCCGATAACCCGGGCGCCCTGGCCCGCTTCCCCCGGCCAGTCGAAGGCCTCCCCGAACCCGATCACAGCCGCGACGACGCCCACCACGGTCAGGCACCATCCCGGGGTCAGGATGCTCACATGGGCGCAGTGGCCCGCCCGAGATGGGCCGTGCGGGTCGAATCCGCCGCGACCTTCCGCTCGATCGATCTTCTGGAGAAACATCAATGTTCACCCTTTCACTCATTGCAAAAAAATCACACTCGCACACTCACGGAAGAGTCGGTGTCAATTCTCGAGGGCGTACGCATGGACCTCGGGATGAGCCCGCGTCCTCGACCGGCGGGTCCCGGCCCAGCGCATCTCAGGTCACTCGTGGGACGCAGTGGCCTTTGGGTACCGTGCCGTGTCGTACGCGGTGAGGACCGTGCCACGATCGCGGTGGATCGTGAACGTCTCGCGGTAGAGCTCTCGGCCACTCCGCGTCATGGTTAGCTCGTGTTCGCCCGGGGGGAGTTTGCAGACGATCGGGCTGAGATCGTGCGGCTGCGAGACCACGAACACCCGGCCCCCGACGCTCACCTCAACCGCCGATTCCGTCACATGGACGATCGCCGTGCCATGCGGAGGGCCGATAAGCTCAACAATCCATCCCAGACACGACACACCGAGAACGCATGCAACAACACTTCTCATAAAAATGATTCTCAACGAAACAGGCATCACATCATCCTCTTTTCACACGGTTAGCCCGACGCGCAGGCCTTGACGACTGCGGCGAGGACGATCGGCCGGTGCTGTTCCTGGGTGTCGCCCGGCGCACTGCGCCCCCCAACCCGCAAGGCCTCCGCGACACAACGCGGAGCCCTCCGACCAGAAGTGCTTCAAGCCTCTACCGCACGAATCTCGCGGCGACGGAGATTCACAGCGTGATTTGCCGGTTCACTCGGGCTTCGACACAACTTCGGACACATGGCTCGCCCTCTCGAATTCCGGTGCTTACGATTCCTCCACCAAGGACTCAGCCTGGGTGCGGAAGAATTTCACGATGTCTGACCAGGTGTCGCGTTTCGTCTCCGGGTCTCGTGCGTGCTCAAGACATTCGGCGGCCCGAGCCAGGTCGCCGAGACGGGCGTGGGTCTCGGCCAGAGCGAACCAGTGGAGGTCTTTGCCACCCTCCCAGTCCGGCTGCTGCTCCGAGGTCCGAAATGCTTGCAGTGCCTCATCGAGCCGGCCGGTGCGGCAGAGGAACGCGCCTTTCACGGACCAGCTGTACCAACCCTCGTTAATTTCGACAGCCTCCTCAATCGACTGATCGGCCAGTGCCGAGTCGAAGGCGACCGGGATGGTGGTCAGGATCAGCGTCAATTTCTCAAGCGTGATCGCGCGTCGCGAACGTTGGTAGGGGTCGAGGTCGATCGGGGTCGCCAGGATCTCGCGGAGCCATCGCTCGCAGAAGTCCCGGATCGCGGCTGAGTTCCCGATCTGCTGGTACAGGTGCAGCTGATGACCGAGCGCGCTCGAGGTCTGAATGTGGGTCGCTCCGAAGGTCTGCCGATGCCCCTCCGCGACCTCATGGTACAGCCGGGTCGCCTCCTCCGTCCGTCCCATTTGTCGCATGAGACTGCTGAGGTGCTTCAGGCTTTGCAGCGTGCTGGGGTGCATCGGGCCGAGTGTAAGCCGTCGGCCCTCCGCCGCCTGACGCAACGCACGCTCGGCGCCCTGGAAATCGCCCCGAGCGTAATAGGCCAGCCCGAGCTCATTGAGCGTGTCGAGCGTGTCGGTATGTAGTGGGCCGAGTCGACGGACCTGCCCGGCACGTGCCGAATTGAGCAGTGCCAGGGGTTCGACCGTCCGGGGAGTCCCCAAACTTCTGATCAGATGATGCGGGAGAGTCTTCGACGGGTACCGGCTTGCCTTGGCGACCAATTCTCGGGTCAACTCGCCCCTGATCACATAGGCCAGCGCGGTCATTGAGGCCAGTGACTGGGGATGCTCCGGACCGAGAACGCGGAGGCGGGCCTCCAGCACCCGGCGTGCGATCGGCTCGGCGTCGTCGTACTTCTCAGAGCCGATGGCCACCGGGCAGAGGGCGTAGACCAGAAGTGCCTCGGCCGAAAGCGTCTCGGGATGGTCGGGGCCCAGAAAGCTCGTTCGCAACGCGGCGACGCGGCGAAGATGACCGGCGGCCTCGTCATAACGGCCGAGATCGGAATAGGCCCGCCCCAGGGCCTCTCGCGCCGCCGCCTCGACCAGCGGCTGGTGACCGAACCGGGCGGGGATCGCCTCCTCACCGGCTGCGAGCAGGTCGTGGATGGTGGGAGTCCGGCCCTGGGTCTTCGCGGGGGCCGCGGCGCCGAAGACGTCGTTGACGAGATAATCGATCACGAGCCGCGATTCCTCCAGCGCCGCCGTCGCCTGGCGCTCGGCCCGCAACGCCCGAGCCGCCTGCCAGGTGCTGGCGGCCGTGCCCAGCAGCAGGGCCAGCATCACCAGTGCGGCGGTCGTCAGCGCGGCCCGATTTCGCCGGGCGAACTTGCCGAAGCGGTAGACTGCTGACGGCGGGCAGGCCGCGACGGCCTCGCCGTCGAGGTGGCGCCTCACGTCGGCCGCGAACGCCCCGGCCGACTCGTAACGCCACCGGCGGTCCTTCTCCAGCGCCTTCAACGTGATCCAGTCCAGCTCTCCGCGCACGAGTCCCCCCAGCCGCCGCAGGTCGCTGCCGCGATCGACCCCGACCGCCGTCTGGATCTTGCTCATCGTGCTGATCCGCGAGCTGGGCGTCGTCGGCTCGTGCTCGCGGATGAGCCGACGGATCTCGTCCGGCCCCGCCGATCGGAGGCTCTCACGGTCGAACGGCGTCGAGCCGGTCAGCAACTCGTAGAGCAGCACGCCGAGGCTGTAGACGTCGCTCCGGGTATCGACGTCGAGGCCGCTCAGCTCGGCCTGCTCGGGGCTCATGTAGAGCGGCGTGCCGAGCAGCTGCCCGAAGCTGGTGAACATCGTCTTGTCGGTGAGGCGCTGGTCGGTGGCCTTGGCGATGCCGAAGTCGATGACCTTGGGCACCGGCACACCGTCGTGCAACGTGACCAGGATGTTCGAGGGCTTCAGGTCGCGATGGATGACCCCCTTCTGGTGGGCGTGCTGGACGGCGCGGCAGACCAGAACGAACAGCTCCAGCCGATCGGGGATCGACAGCCGCGCCCGGTCGCAATAGTCGGTGATCGGAATCCCCTTGACCAGCTCCATGACGAAGTAGGGGCGGCCATCGGCGGTGGTGCTTGCGTCGAGAACGTGGGCGATGTTGGGGTGATCCATCAGGGCGAGGGCCTGACGCTCGACCTCGAAGCGGGCGATGATCTGCTTCGAGTCCATGCCTGGCTTGACCACTTTCAGGGCGACCCGGCGCCGGACCGGCTTGGTCTGCTCGGCCAAGTAGACGGTGCCCATGCCCCCCTCGCCGATGCCTTCGAGCAGCGTGTAGGGGCCAATGACCGTGCCGGGGCCGTCGAGCGGCGGCGAGGTTGGGAAGGTCGCGGCGAGCGTCGTGTCCAACCCGTTGGCAGGGGATTCGAGGAAGCTCCCAGCCTCGGGATGAGCGGCGAGCAGCCGATCGACGCGGCGGCGCAACTCCGTGTCCAGGCCGCAGACGGAGTCGAGGTAGACGGCACGGTCCTCGGGTGACTCACGCTCCAGAGCGGCGAAGAAAATCTCGTCGATGTTCAGCGTATGCGAGATCATCGAGGGCCTCCCTCGCCTTGCGGTTGCGATGGCGCTCTATCTCATCATGCGAAGAACAGGGCCGGCGCGCCTCATGAGCCGGACGATTTTTTCGGCGATTCGGGGTGGGCCAGGTCGTTCTTCAGCTCGCTGTAAAGCCAGGCCTTGGCGTAAGCCCATTGGCGCACGGCGGTTGCGCGGGAAACACCCAGGGCCTCGGCGGCCTCGTCGAGTGAGAGTCCGGCGAAGTAGCGGAGCTTGACCAGGGCGGCCTTGGGCGGGTCTTCGGCCTCGAAGCGAGAGAGGGCCTCGTCGAGGGCGAGCAGGTCGTCGATGGGGGACGGTGTGGTCACGTCGGCCTTGTCCAGGTCGACCCGAGCGAGGGCTCCGCCATGCTTCTCGGATTGCTTCCGGCGGACATTCTCGATCAGGATGCGGCGCATGGCCTCGGCCGCCGCGGCGAAGAAGTGGGCCCGGCTGTCCCAGCACGCGGAGTCCTCGTCGCCGACCAGGCGGAGGTAGGCCTCGTGCACGAGGGCCGTCGCCTGGAGCGTCTGACCGGGTTTCTCCTGAGTCAGTTTTCGGGCCGCCAGTTTGCGCAGCTCGTCGTAGACCAGTGGCAAGAGCCGCCCAGCCGCTTGCGGATCGCCATGCTCGATGTCTGAGAGGATGCGCGTGACGTCACTCATGGACGTTCGCTCGCAGACTGTATGGGGGGGAGAGGTCCGCCGCCGCGGACCGGGCCTTGTCCGGATCGCTTGGGGTCGGCAGTCATCCAGCTTAGTCATGATCCAGCCAGGGTCATAGAGGGTCGGCGGCGCAGGCAGAGCCCGCCGATGGACAGTCGGGCGTCTCGGGACAATAATGGCGCCTTCAATCCCCGACCCGAGCCCCCTCGACGCCCCGAGGGGACGACGACCGCTCTGGACGCCGACCCGACGCGACCCATCATGCGCACCTCCTCGACTGCGATTCGAAGCCTGCTGGCCGGTGATGTGCCGACCGGCTCGCATGTGACCCTTGCCGGCTGGATTCGGACCCGGCGCGACTCGAAAGCGGGCTTGTCGTTCCTTCAGGTGCACGACGGCTCAAGCTTCGACCCGGTGCAGGTCGTGGCCGAGGCCACCTTGCCCAACTATGCCGACGAAATCGCCCACCTGACCACCGGATGCGCCGTGGTGGTCGAAGGGACGCTCGTCCCTTCGCAAGGGAAGGGGCAGACGGTCGAGGTGAAGGCCGATCGGGTCGAGGTGGTCGGTACGGTGGACGACCCGGACACCTACCCGGTCTCGGCCAAGCGGCACACGTTCGAGTTCCTCCGCACGGTCGCCCACCTGAGACCGAGGACGAACACGTTCGGCGCGATTGCCCGGGTCCGGCACACGCTGTCGATGGCTGTGCATCGTTATTTTCATGAGCACGGGTTTTTCTGGATCCATACGCCGATCATCACGGCCAGCGACGCCGAAGGGGCCGGGGCGATGTTCCGCGTCTCGACGCTGGATCTGGCCAATTTGCCCCGAGCCGAAGGAGGGGGGATCGACTTTGGCGAGGACTTCTTCGGTAAGCCGAGCTTTTTGACCGTCTCGGGGCAGCTTAATGTCGAGGCGTATTGCCTGGCCTTGAGCAAGGTCTACACGTTCGGCCCGACCTTCCGCGCCGAGAACTCGAACACGACGAGGCACCTGGCCGAGTTCTGGATGATCGAGCCGGAGATCGCCTTCGCTGACCTGGCCGCCAATGCCGACCTGGCCGAGGACTTCCTCAAGTCGATCTTCCGGACCCTGCTCGACGAGCGGGCCGACGACATGCGCTTCTTTGCGGAACGGATCGACAAGGATTGCATCAATCGGGTCGAGGCGTTCATCAACTCCAGTTTTGAGCGCATGGATTACACCGATGCAATCACCGCGCTGGAAGCGGCCATTGCCAAGGGGAAGAAATTCGAGTTTCCGGTCCGTTGGGGGATTGACCTCCAGTCGGAGCACGAGCGCTACCTGACCGAAGATCTGGTCGGCCGCCCGGTGGTGGTAATGAATTATCCGAAAGACATCAAAGCCTTCTACATGCGATTGAACGATGACGACCGTACCGTGGCCGCGATGGACGTGCTCGCACCGGGAATCGGCGAGATCATCGGCGGCAGCCAGCGCGAGGAGCGGCTGGAGGTGCTCGATGCCCGGCTGGCCGAGCATCATCTCGACCCCGCCGCTTATTCCTGGTATCGCGACCTTCGGCGATACGGCACTGTCCCGCATGCAGGGTTTGGCCTCGGCTTCGAGCGGACCATTCAGTACGTGACGGGCATGGCCAACATCCGGGATGTCATCCCCTTCCCCCGGACACCCGGGAACGCCGACTTCTGAAACCAACGACAACCGCACACACTTCGATTTTCTGACCTCTCCGGAGCCTGCTCGCCGATGTCCACGACCCCCGATCGTCCCGCCCGGCCGCTTCGCTGGGGCATTCTCGGTTGTGCCCGGATCACCCGCCAGGGGCTGGTGCCGGGCATCAACGCCTCGCAGTTCGGCACCGTGCAGGCGCTCGGCAGTCGGAATGAGGGGCTGGCACGATCCTGGGCCGAGGAGTTCGGGATTCCGGCCTCGTACGGATCGTATCAAGGTGTGCTCGATGACCCGAACGTCGATGCCGTGTACATCCCCCTGCCCAACGAGCTGCACCTGCCCTGGGTCTTGCTCGCGGCCGAGGCCGGCAAGCACGTCCTCTGCGAGAAGCCGATGGCCGTCAACGCGGACGAGGCCGCGCAGATGGTCGAGCATTGCCGATCGCACAAGGTCATGCTCATGGAAGCCTTCATGTGGCGACACCAGCCCCGCACAAAGGCCCTGCTCGACCTGGTCCGCAAGGGAGAGCTTGGCACCCTACGGTTCGTCCGGTCGTCGTTCTCGTTCTCGATCGACCCGGCCGACTGGCGGACCGATCCGACGAGGGGAGGGGGGGCGCTCTGGGATGTCGGCTGCTACGGAGTGAGCACCTGTCGGCTGTATGCTGGGGCCGAACCGGTCGCCATCCAGTCGGTCAAGCGGATCGGTCCGTCGGGCGTCGATCTCAGCCTGGCCGCGCAGCTGGTTTTCCCGAACGGAGTGATCGGCCTGGTCGATTGCAGCTTCGAGGCCCCGTTCCGTTGCGAATATGAACTGGTGGGCACGAAGGGATCGATCAAGGTTCCCGAGGCCTATCTCCCCCCCGCGCACCCGATCGCCTTGCGGTTCGATTCCGGCTCGAACATTCACGGCACTGCGCCCGAAACCCTCACCTTCGAGGGGACGGATCAATACGCCTGCATGGTCGATTCGTTCGCCCGGTCGGTCGAGGCCGGAATGCTCCAAGGTCCTTCGGAGGACGGATTGCTCCAGATGCAAACGCTTGACCGCATTCAGTCGGCCGCAATGCTCGTCACCGGCTGAGGCGATTCCTGGGTGTTTGCGGCGGTACGACCTGACTGAGGCCCCCCTCCCTCGGCCTCCGGCCACCCTCTCCCCCCGACGGCGGGGGAGAGGGTTGAGCGTGGCCTTGCGATGATGGGCGAGGCAGAGGCCGGCGTAATCGCTGCTCAGACATCAGGGCAGGATGTAGACCGTCGGCTCCAGGACGCGGACGGTCGTCGGCACATACGAGCGGACGACCGGCGACGAGGTGATGACCCCGGTGGAGACCACCGGATACGAGCGGCTCACGTAAGTCGTCGGCACCACACCCGGATCGTAGGTGACGTACCTCGAGGCGATGACCGAGCCGGTCGGCACGGTTTCGATGTAGCGGGTGGCGACCACCGGCTCGCTAATGATCGTGCCCGAGGACACGACGGTGGTGGTCGGAACCACGCTGACGGTCGGAACCAGTCGGGTTTCGATCGACCTCGGCCGACCAAACAGCCCGTAACGAACGGTGGAGACCTCGGCCCACTGGCCGTTCGCCGTGTTGGTGTCGGTCGCCACCATGCCGAAGGCCAGCAACGCCAGCCCTGCTGTCATCCACGATGCCCGTTTCATTGATCCCCTCTCTTTCCTCGATCGAGGCCACTCGGATCGGGAACGCGTTGCCTGGCCGGGCCGTCGAAAACGTCCGGCAACCGATCAGGGCCAGCCCCCCGGAAACGGAACAACCCCGCCCACGCTGCGCGGCGATCGTGCAACATGGCCGGGGCTCCCATGGCCGGATCGGCCTCGCCCTTCGCGAGCAGAGACACGTCCCTTCATTTTCATCGTATCCCGGGCCGAGCTCGGCCGCCAGTGCTCACCGCGACACGGCATGGCCCCGGCGACTCGGCCCGGCTAGGATAAGCGATCGACAAACGAGGCCAGGAAAGGAACGAGGTCGCACATGATGACTTCAGAGAACCATCTGACGCGTCGATCGGCGCTGCGAAGCCTGGGAATGTCGGCCGGGGTGGCGATCGGCTCGGCGCTTTGTCCGGAATCGGCCGTGGCGCGGCAGGTGGGTTCCGATCCGAAGCCGGTGGCGGGGGTGGTCACACGCTACAACAACGGCTTGCATGCGGACGTCTTGCTCAGCCGAATTCTTCAAGGTTGGCGGAACGACGGAGGCCCCGGCCCGGCCCTGAGCCTTTCTGCGATTTATCTCGATCAGGTTGAACCCGGCGACCTCGGGCCGAAACTGGCAGCCAAGTACGGCGTGCCGATCGTGCCGACGATCGAGGAGGCCCTGACGCTCGGCACCGGCCAGATCGCGGTCGATGGGGTCATCAGCATCGGCGAGCACGGCTCGTATCCGTACAACGAGAAGGGGCAGCACCTTTATCCCCGGAGGCGGTTCTTCGAGGGGATCGCCCAGATCTTCGAGCGGTACGGGCGGGTCGTTCCGGTCTTCAGCGACAAGCATCTGGGCCCAACCTGGGACGATGCGCTCTGGATGTACGAGACGGCCCAGCGGCTCGGTATTCCGCTGATGGCCGGCTCGTCGTTGCCGCTCAGCTACCGATCGCCCGACCTGACCTTGCCGATGGCCTGCGACCTTGAAGCCGCCGTTGGGGTGGGATACTCGGGCCTGGATATCTATGGAATTCATACGCTGGAGCTGTATCAATCCCTCGTTGAGCGTCGCACAGGGGGCGAGACGGGGGTCAATTCGGTCACCTGCCTGAGCGGCGAGGCGATCGGCGAGGCGATTGCTCAGGGTCGCGTGCGCCGGGAGCTGCTCGATGCGGCCTTGCGGGTCGCCCCCGAGGCGTCGAGCTTCGACCCGCAATCGTTCCAAACCGAAGGCTCGGCCCTCTTTCTGTTCGACTATCGCGACGGATTTCAGGGGGCGGTCCTGATGCTCGAAGGGGTGGTGACCGGATGCCGGGTGGCGGTGCAGCTTCGGGGAGAGAGTGAGGCCCTCGCGACCCGAGCCGAGGAGCGGACCGAACCGCATTACCCTCACTTCGCCTTTTTGTTGCACGCCATCGAGCAGATGATCCATACCGGCCGACCGACCTATCCGGTCGAGCGGACCCTGCTGACCGCCGGAATCCTCGACCGGGCCCTGACCTCGCGCGCCGAACAGGGCCGAATCCTCGAAACCCCTGAACTCGCGATCTCCTACACTCCCGCCAACTACCCCCACGCCCCCAACCCGCCCTTACCCGTCTCGTGATCTGGTCAGGGAAGGAGAACGGTCTGGTCTTCGGGCGTGTTCTCCCCCGGCACCCGGGGTGAATCTGGGCGGAGAAGAATCGGAAGCGCTGGCGGAAGAGGGGGATGATTGGTGGTTGGAGGCGGGTTCCTTCTGTTCGTTCCGCGCGAAGTGAACGCTCAGATGTTGAATTTTTTTCACCCGCTGTTTCGCTCCACGCGGGGCACCCCAACCAGGGAGGAACGATCGACCTCTCACTGAGCGCGGTGGGGCGAACAGGGAGAATTAAGCACGCAGAACGAGTCTAGGAAGAACAGAACCAACACAACAATTCCCAAAATTTTCCTGAAAAATCCAGGGAATCGTGATCTCAGCGATTCAACTCCGGGGCATCGGCATGCCGCTATACCTGGCGAAACATGGATGAGTGCGATGCAAATACGATGACCTCAAGATGTTCTGCAAGCGATTGCGATCTGCTTCCCGAAATCGGGGTGGAATTCACGAATCGTTCTGAGAAAATCCTTGAAGGTGAAATCAGAAGGTGCTAGGGTTTCCAATTGGTTTGGGCGCAAACAACGCCCGACCGGCCAAAGAACCCAGGGTTTTCTTACCCAAAAAACTGGGTTCAACCTGTTACAACTCCCCGGCGATTCGGGGTTGAGATGAGCCTCTCACGGTAGAGGAGCGATAATGCACCGATTGATGTCCCGTCTTTTTGCTGGTCTTTCGCTGGCGGCTCTGATGAGCCTGACCCTGTCGGGCTGTGGTGGCGGGGCCACCCAGACCGGAACAGCTCCCGAACCGCACTCGGCAACCGTGGGTGGCGGCCATGGTGAGGTTGGCGGTGCCGCCGGTCCGGACGCCCCTGGCGGCCAGTAACGCGTGACGACACGTCATGCGAAGTGATGACCGGCCGGAGGACCTTCACCTGGACTCCGGTCGCAGAACCCAGCTGCCGGTTGAATTTCGTGGCCGGCAGGCGTTCTCGCAATCATCCTCGAAGTCGATTTTCGATCCTCTCGTTCTGTTCTTCCTGATCTGATCGATTTCAAAGGACGATTCTCAGGTCGTTTCTTCCTCTCCTTTCTTTCGTTCCGCCTGTCTTCCAGACGGTCTTTTCCATATCGGAGACTCATTTAATGACAAAGCGTTCGCACAACCGCGGCTTCACGCTCATCGAGCTGCTGGTGGTCATCGCGATCATCGGCGTGCTTATCGCCCTCTTACTTCCGGCCGTTCAGGCGGCGCGTGAGGCGGCTCGTCGGGCCCAGTGCTCGAACAATCTGAAGCAAATCGGCCTGGCGATGCACAACTACGAGAGCACCCACGGGTGCTTCGCACCGTGGTCGATCAACCCGTCGCCGATTGATAGCTGGGGCTGGACGCCGAGCGGCCACCTGTCGCTGCTCCAGTTTATCGAGCAGGGCAACATGTTCGCGGCTTACAACGCCGGAGCGGTGCACCCGAATGCCCAGGGTAGCCTGTTCTATGCGATGAACACGACCGTGTTCAACACGCAGC
This window harbors:
- a CDS encoding Gfo/Idh/MocA family protein, yielding MSTTPDRPARPLRWGILGCARITRQGLVPGINASQFGTVQALGSRNEGLARSWAEEFGIPASYGSYQGVLDDPNVDAVYIPLPNELHLPWVLLAAEAGKHVLCEKPMAVNADEAAQMVEHCRSHKVMLMEAFMWRHQPRTKALLDLVRKGELGTLRFVRSSFSFSIDPADWRTDPTRGGGALWDVGCYGVSTCRLYAGAEPVAIQSVKRIGPSGVDLSLAAQLVFPNGVIGLVDCSFEAPFRCEYELVGTKGSIKVPEAYLPPAHPIALRFDSGSNIHGTAPETLTFEGTDQYACMVDSFARSVEAGMLQGPSEDGLLQMQTLDRIQSAAMLVTG